The following are encoded together in the Bradyrhizobium algeriense genome:
- a CDS encoding Hpt domain-containing protein: MPLHLERIEWMPSPPLAPGDGPIDFDHLQRMTLGDAAIEQEVLTMFSAQSATLMHTLAAIPADASALAHTLKGSARAIGAFAVADAAARLEAAIARGIDASAALAELGEAVAEARAAIEAVLRRS, from the coding sequence ATGCCGCTTCATCTCGAACGGATAGAATGGATGCCATCGCCACCGCTGGCTCCTGGCGACGGGCCGATCGATTTCGACCATCTGCAACGCATGACGCTCGGCGACGCTGCCATCGAGCAGGAGGTGTTGACGATGTTCTCGGCCCAATCGGCAACCCTTATGCACACGCTCGCTGCCATACCTGCGGATGCCAGCGCGCTGGCGCACACGCTCAAAGGGTCGGCCCGCGCGATCGGCGCTTTTGCGGTTGCCGATGCCGCAGCCCGGCTGGAGGCGGCCATCGCCAGGGGCATCGATGCGTCCGCTGCGCTCGCCGAACTCGGCGAGGCGGTTGCAGAGGCGAGGGCAGCGATCGAGGCGGTTCTGCGCCGTTCCTGA
- a CDS encoding 2Fe-2S iron-sulfur cluster-binding protein: MAKIHFVDHTGEKRTIDVENGATVMEAAIRNAIPGIEAECGGACACATCHVYVDEAWREKVGAPTPMEEDMLDFGFDVRPNSRLSCQIKVSDDLDGLVVSTPERQA; encoded by the coding sequence ATGGCCAAAATCCACTTTGTCGACCATACCGGCGAAAAACGAACCATTGATGTCGAGAACGGCGCGACCGTGATGGAAGCCGCGATTCGCAACGCCATTCCGGGCATCGAAGCCGAATGCGGCGGCGCCTGCGCCTGCGCGACCTGCCACGTCTATGTTGACGAGGCCTGGCGCGAGAAGGTCGGCGCTCCGACCCCGATGGAAGAAGACATGCTGGATTTCGGTTTCGACGTGCGGCCGAACTCGCGCCTGTCGTGCCAGATCAAGGTGAGCGACGACCTCGACGGCCTCGTGGTGTCAACGCCGGAACGGCAGGCCTGA
- a CDS encoding thioesterase family protein, with translation MNAPLRPDATPRLEDFPYRLSDNVRFADLDPNQHVNNAVYATYFETGRVTLIKDRSYGLMPDGVTWIMVRLDMHFRAELRWPGTIEMGLGVVKFGRTSVTFDQVVFSEGTCVASAQSVSVLLDEATRKPKPLTPDILANFQRWIRHGAKPA, from the coding sequence GTGAACGCCCCCTTGCGTCCCGACGCGACCCCGCGCCTGGAGGATTTTCCCTATCGCCTGTCGGACAACGTGAGGTTTGCCGACCTCGATCCCAACCAGCACGTCAACAACGCGGTTTACGCCACCTATTTCGAAACCGGCCGCGTCACGCTGATAAAGGACCGCAGCTACGGGCTGATGCCGGACGGCGTCACCTGGATCATGGTCCGCCTCGACATGCATTTCCGCGCCGAATTGCGCTGGCCCGGTACGATCGAAATGGGACTTGGCGTCGTGAAGTTCGGCCGGACTTCCGTCACCTTCGATCAGGTGGTGTTCTCCGAAGGCACATGCGTAGCGTCAGCACAATCGGTATCGGTGCTGCTCGACGAAGCCACGCGCAAGCCTAAGCCATTGACGCCGGATATCCTGGCGAATTTTCAGCGCTGGATTCGCCACGGAGCAAAACCCGCATGA